In a genomic window of Bordetella petrii:
- the purD gene encoding phosphoribosylamine--glycine ligase, whose product MKLLVIGSGGREHALAWRLARSPRVHKVYVAPGNGGTEEGDLLQNVPLTSAEELADFVVREGVSLTVVGPEAPLAAGVVDVFRARGLKIFGPTRAAAQLESSKDYAKAFMVRHGIPTARYETFTDPTKAHAYIDEQGAPIVIKADGLAAGKGVVVAADLEQAHAAVDAMLGDGSLGQAGARVVIEECLVGEEASFIVMVDGRNVLALATSQDHKRLLDGDAGPNTGGMGAYSPAPIITPELHHRIMREIILPTVQGMARDGIPYTGFLYAGLMIAPGDDPDRAIKTLEFNCRMGDPETQPIMMRVKSDLLDALEHAVEGTLDQADIVWDRRTALGVVLAAHNYPGTPRSGDVIAPLPADTEDCAIFHAGTRLEDGQLKTSGGRVLCVTALGDSVRMARERAYTAVDAVQFDGRQYRTDIGWRALRPSQQKTKP is encoded by the coding sequence ATGAAACTCCTGGTAATCGGCTCCGGCGGCCGCGAACACGCCCTGGCCTGGCGCCTGGCCCGCTCCCCCCGCGTCCACAAAGTCTATGTGGCGCCGGGCAACGGCGGCACCGAAGAAGGCGATCTGCTGCAAAACGTGCCGCTCACCAGCGCTGAAGAACTGGCCGATTTCGTCGTGCGCGAGGGCGTGTCTCTTACCGTCGTGGGCCCCGAGGCGCCCCTGGCCGCCGGCGTGGTTGATGTGTTCCGCGCGCGCGGCCTGAAAATCTTCGGCCCCACCCGGGCGGCCGCACAGCTCGAGAGCTCGAAAGACTACGCCAAGGCCTTCATGGTGCGCCACGGCATCCCGACCGCGCGCTACGAAACCTTCACCGACCCGACCAAGGCGCATGCCTACATCGACGAGCAGGGCGCGCCCATCGTCATCAAGGCCGATGGCCTGGCCGCCGGCAAGGGCGTCGTGGTAGCCGCCGACCTCGAACAGGCGCACGCCGCCGTCGACGCCATGCTGGGCGATGGCAGCCTGGGGCAGGCCGGCGCGCGCGTCGTCATCGAAGAATGCCTGGTAGGCGAAGAAGCCAGCTTCATCGTCATGGTCGACGGCCGCAACGTGCTGGCGCTGGCCACCAGCCAAGACCACAAGCGCCTGCTCGATGGCGACGCCGGCCCCAACACCGGGGGCATGGGCGCCTATTCGCCTGCGCCGATCATCACGCCCGAACTCCACCACCGCATCATGCGCGAGATCATCCTGCCCACCGTGCAGGGCATGGCGCGCGATGGCATTCCGTATACGGGTTTCTTGTATGCCGGCCTCATGATCGCGCCTGGCGACGATCCCGACCGCGCCATCAAGACGCTGGAATTCAACTGCCGCATGGGCGACCCTGAAACCCAGCCCATCATGATGCGGGTCAAGAGCGATCTCCTCGACGCCCTGGAACACGCCGTCGAAGGCACGCTCGACCAGGCCGACATTGTCTGGGACCGCCGCACGGCGCTGGGCGTGGTGCTGGCCGCGCACAACTACCCGGGTACTCCCCGCAGCGGCGACGTCATTGCCCCGCTGCCGGCCGACACCGAAGACTGCGCCATTTTCCATGCCGGCACCCGGCTCGAAGACGGGCAGCTCAAGACCTCCGGCGGCCGCGTGCTGTGCGTCACGGCCCTGGGCGACTCCGTGCGCATGGCGCGCGAACGCGCCTATACGGCGGTCGACGCGGTCCAGTTCGACGGACGGCAATACCGTACCGACATCGGCTGGCGCGCGCTCAGGCCCTCGCAACAGAAAACCAAGCCGTGA
- the hemF gene encoding oxygen-dependent coproporphyrinogen oxidase — MSAVPVSDVHAYLTGLQDNIVQALEQAGGESFRTDTWQRPEGGGGVSRLIEGGQLLERAGVLFSHVHGTRLPPSASAHRPELAGRSWQAMGVSLVLHPRNPYVPTTHMNVRMFVAAARPGHDENDVFWFGGGLDLTPYYAFEDDARHFHQVCRAALDPHGAAYYPQYKRWCDEYFYLKHRQEMRGVGGVFFDDLNEPGFDASFALLRSVGDAFLPAYLPIVQRRRDTPYTQAQRDFQAYRRGRYVEFNLVFDRGTLFGLQSGGRTESILLSMPPMAQWRYDWQPAAGSPEAALAGFLQPRDWA, encoded by the coding sequence ATGAGCGCAGTTCCGGTTTCCGACGTCCACGCCTACCTCACCGGTTTGCAGGACAATATCGTCCAAGCGCTGGAGCAAGCCGGCGGCGAGAGCTTCCGTACCGATACCTGGCAGCGTCCCGAAGGCGGAGGCGGCGTATCCCGCCTGATCGAGGGCGGCCAGTTGCTCGAACGCGCTGGCGTGCTGTTCAGCCATGTGCACGGCACGCGGCTGCCGCCTTCGGCCAGCGCTCATCGGCCAGAGCTGGCGGGCCGCTCGTGGCAGGCCATGGGGGTATCGCTGGTGCTGCATCCGCGCAACCCTTACGTCCCCACCACGCACATGAACGTGCGCATGTTCGTGGCGGCGGCGCGTCCGGGCCACGACGAAAATGACGTCTTCTGGTTCGGCGGTGGGCTCGACCTCACCCCCTATTACGCTTTCGAAGACGACGCCCGACACTTTCACCAGGTGTGCCGCGCGGCGCTCGATCCCCACGGCGCGGCGTATTACCCACAGTACAAGCGCTGGTGCGACGAGTACTTTTATTTGAAACACCGGCAAGAAATGCGCGGCGTCGGCGGCGTTTTCTTCGACGACCTCAACGAACCTGGTTTCGATGCCTCGTTCGCCTTGCTGCGCTCGGTGGGCGACGCCTTCCTGCCGGCCTACCTGCCCATCGTGCAGCGCCGCCGCGACACTCCCTACACCCAGGCACAGCGCGATTTCCAGGCCTATCGTCGCGGCCGTTACGTCGAATTCAACCTGGTCTTCGACCGCGGCACCTTGTTCGGCCTGCAGTCTGGCGGGCGCACTGAATCCATTCTTCTGTCGATGCCGCCCATGGCGCAGTGGCGCTACGACTGGCAGCCCGCGGCCGGCTCACCCGAAGCCGCCCTGGCCGGCTTCCTGCAACCGCGGGACTGGGCGTGA
- the nadD gene encoding nicotinate (nicotinamide) nucleotide adenylyltransferase, which produces MKRIGLLGGSFDPVHLAHLALARAAAAELRLDSVQLIPAANPWQRAPLRASAGHRLRMIELAIDGEPQLAVNPVELERGGPTYTIDTVRALPADAHYVWLLGTDQLANFCTWRQWQAIAGHVDLAVAARPGAPLAAPAELASWLAAHRRRLIRLPFSPMAISASDIRGRLARGASTAGLLPATVARYIARHGLYR; this is translated from the coding sequence GTGAAGCGCATCGGCCTGCTGGGTGGCAGCTTCGATCCGGTGCATCTGGCGCACCTGGCCCTGGCCCGCGCGGCGGCGGCCGAACTGCGGCTCGATTCCGTGCAGCTCATTCCCGCGGCCAATCCGTGGCAGCGCGCACCGCTGCGCGCGTCCGCCGGGCACCGCCTGCGCATGATAGAACTGGCCATCGACGGCGAGCCGCAATTGGCGGTCAACCCCGTCGAACTCGAGCGCGGCGGCCCCACCTACACCATCGACACCGTGCGCGCCCTGCCCGCCGATGCCCACTATGTATGGCTGCTGGGCACCGACCAGCTGGCCAATTTCTGCACCTGGCGTCAATGGCAGGCCATTGCCGGACATGTAGACCTGGCGGTGGCGGCTCGCCCAGGTGCTCCGCTGGCTGCGCCAGCCGAACTGGCCAGCTGGCTCGCCGCGCATCGCCGCCGCCTGATCCGACTGCCGTTCTCGCCCATGGCGATATCCGCCTCCGACATCCGTGGCCGGCTGGCACGTGGCGCATCCACCGCTGGCCTGCTGCCGGCGACGGTAGCCCGCTACATCGCCCGGCACGGCCTGTACCGCTAG
- the rsfS gene encoding ribosome silencing factor, which yields MDIQKLQRAVIDALEDVKAQDIKVFNTTHLTSLFDRVVIASATSNRQTRALAASVADRGRALKLSGITVEGEDTGEWVVVDLGDIVVHIMQPAIRQYYNLEEIWGDKPVRVKLLPGSGTAPAAGSLADFDDSDD from the coding sequence ATGGATATACAGAAACTACAACGTGCCGTCATCGACGCCCTGGAAGACGTGAAGGCACAGGACATCAAGGTCTTCAACACGACCCATCTCACCAGCCTGTTCGACCGCGTGGTCATCGCCAGCGCCACCTCGAACCGGCAGACCCGCGCCCTGGCCGCCAGCGTGGCCGACCGCGGCCGCGCGCTCAAGCTGAGCGGCATCACCGTCGAAGGCGAAGATACCGGCGAATGGGTGGTCGTCGACTTGGGCGATATCGTGGTCCACATCATGCAGCCTGCCATCCGGCAGTACTACAACCTGGAAGAGATCTGGGGCGACAAACCCGTGCGCGTCAAGCTGCTCCCGGGTTCCGGTACGGCGCCCGCCGCGGGTTCGCTGGCCGATTTCGACGACTCCGACGACTGA
- the rlmH gene encoding 23S rRNA (pseudouridine(1915)-N(3))-methyltransferase RlmH produces the protein MKLIVIAVGNRMPAWVETAWDDYAKRLPPDCALELREIKPEPRTTGKTPAQMMAAEARRIEAAIPGGALRLALDERGRDLTTMALSQRLEQWRAGGRDVVFLVGGPDGLDDALKSACDGQIRLSSLTLPHPMVRVVLAEQLYRAWAILANHPYHRA, from the coding sequence GTGAAGCTCATCGTCATCGCCGTCGGCAATCGCATGCCCGCCTGGGTGGAGACCGCCTGGGATGACTATGCCAAGCGCCTGCCCCCCGATTGCGCGCTCGAGCTACGGGAAATCAAACCCGAGCCACGCACTACCGGAAAAACGCCGGCACAGATGATGGCCGCCGAAGCACGCCGAATCGAAGCGGCCATTCCCGGCGGCGCTCTCCGGCTGGCCCTGGATGAACGCGGCCGCGACCTGACCACCATGGCGTTGTCTCAACGGCTGGAACAATGGCGAGCGGGCGGGCGCGACGTCGTCTTCCTGGTAGGCGGCCCCGACGGCCTGGACGATGCCCTGAAAAGCGCCTGCGATGGCCAGATCCGCCTGTCTTCGTTGACGCTGCCTCACCCCATGGTGCGGGTAGTGCTGGCGGAACAGCTGTACCGGGCCTGGGCCATCCTGGCCAACCATCCCTATCACCGCGCCTGA
- a CDS encoding Maf family protein — MASSPDSDSGTPRLYLASASPRRRELLDQIGLAHTVLRVPAPPGEDEPQHEGETAADYVRRTARDKAERGRLWMAAQQLPVLPVLAADTTVVLQGQVLGKPADRADAARMLARLSGSLHQVHTAVALWHAGQLQEAVSVSEVRMRELTEADIARYCDSGEPYGKAGAYGIQGLAGTFIAHLAGSYSGVMGLPLYETAGLLRRVGILLP; from the coding sequence ATGGCATCCAGTCCAGACTCCGACTCCGGCACGCCCCGCCTGTACCTGGCCTCGGCCAGCCCCCGTCGCCGCGAACTGTTGGACCAGATCGGCCTGGCGCACACGGTGCTGCGGGTGCCTGCTCCCCCCGGAGAAGACGAACCACAACACGAGGGTGAAACGGCGGCCGACTACGTACGGCGCACCGCCCGCGACAAAGCCGAACGCGGCCGCCTATGGATGGCCGCCCAGCAACTGCCCGTGCTGCCCGTGCTGGCTGCGGACACCACTGTCGTACTGCAAGGCCAGGTGCTGGGCAAGCCGGCCGATCGCGCCGACGCCGCACGCATGCTGGCCCGCCTGTCGGGCAGCCTGCACCAGGTGCATACAGCCGTCGCGCTGTGGCATGCCGGGCAATTGCAAGAAGCCGTGTCGGTCTCCGAAGTCCGCATGCGCGAACTCACCGAGGCCGACATTGCGCGCTACTGCGACAGCGGCGAGCCCTATGGCAAAGCAGGGGCATACGGCATCCAGGGCCTGGCGGGCACTTTCATCGCTCACCTGGCGGGCAGCTACAGCGGGGTCATGGGGCTGCCGTTGTACGAAACCGCCGGCCTGCTGCGCCGCGTGGGCATCCTGCTGCCCTAG
- a CDS encoding glycosyltransferase family 9 protein, with the protein MQDIVVHIRSRPKFGDQIVSFPTLYQLKQWWPQARLRVVAQHEVSGYYRLLPWVDDCITAQSLSAALRATPRRADMMVCLHHSSERYGLVGLLRQPRARLGFRNNRLLDFAWTHSWRKDVNEYIGLANLYLLNTYQPVQAEPTIRRCFEEIAALAPGAPPQADIVLIPGGGDGDFKRWGIKNFVALADLLKARLGTHTRFTFVLGPAESAELVQLQALARPDFELVSGRSIPELAALMLGARLIVANDCGPSHIGQGACVPYVGVFNESNPEWFWDRPYSANVCPAPGCIDIQAVLPRDVAQACFKVLQAAPAAR; encoded by the coding sequence ATGCAAGATATCGTCGTTCACATCCGCAGCCGGCCCAAATTCGGTGACCAGATCGTTTCCTTCCCTACGCTCTATCAACTGAAGCAATGGTGGCCGCAAGCCCGGCTACGGGTGGTGGCTCAGCATGAGGTGTCTGGCTATTACCGGCTGCTGCCCTGGGTGGACGACTGCATCACCGCGCAGAGCCTTTCAGCGGCATTGCGGGCCACGCCTCGGCGGGCCGATATGATGGTTTGCCTGCATCACAGCAGTGAGCGCTACGGCCTGGTCGGCCTATTACGCCAACCTCGGGCCAGGCTGGGGTTCCGCAATAATCGCCTGCTCGATTTTGCCTGGACTCACTCGTGGCGAAAGGACGTCAACGAGTACATCGGGCTGGCTAATCTGTATTTGCTCAATACTTACCAGCCCGTGCAAGCCGAGCCCACGATACGGCGTTGTTTCGAGGAAATCGCAGCGTTGGCCCCCGGAGCGCCACCCCAGGCCGACATCGTCCTGATTCCCGGTGGGGGAGACGGCGATTTCAAACGATGGGGTATCAAGAACTTCGTTGCCCTGGCAGATCTGTTGAAAGCCCGTTTGGGAACCCATACGCGCTTCACCTTCGTGCTGGGGCCGGCTGAATCCGCCGAATTGGTACAGTTGCAGGCCCTGGCGCGCCCCGATTTCGAACTTGTCAGCGGACGTTCGATTCCTGAATTGGCGGCATTGATGCTGGGCGCGCGCCTGATCGTGGCGAACGACTGCGGCCCTTCGCATATCGGGCAAGGAGCATGCGTGCCCTATGTGGGAGTGTTCAACGAATCCAACCCGGAATGGTTCTGGGACCGCCCGTATTCTGCGAACGTTTGCCCGGCACCGGGGTGCATCGATATCCAGGCCGTGCTGCCGCGCGACGTTGCCCAGGCGTGCTTCAAGGTTTTGCAGGCGGCGCCCGCCGCGCGCTAG